Part of the Thermococcus sp. 18S1 genome, GGCGGGATTCCCTTGAGCTTCTCGGTGACGTTCTTAAGGCCGTAGCGCTCTATGTCGTCCATGGTCATTCCAACGAACTTCGCCTCAGGTGTTGCGAGCTTGTCGCTGAGGTAGGCGAGGTTGATGGAGCCCTGCTTTATGGTGGAGTAGATGTACCAACCGTAGGGGTCGCCATCGGTGAAGACTATTATCGGAAGACCCTCCTCGTAGTGGAGCCTGTGGATGAGCCTTCTAACTCCACGCGAGGCCTGTCCCTGGGTGGCTATGATGAGGGCGTTCTCCTTCTTCGGGAACTTTTCCTCGATCAGCCTGTCGGCCATAGCTGCGGTCTCGACGACGAGGGCGTAGTCAACGTTGACCTCAACGAACTGGAGGTGTTCGACGGTTCCGGGGACGGCCCAGCCGCCCATACCGAGCTTGCTGGTGTTGAACTCATCCTCGCCGTCGCGAATGACTATGTCGCCGTAGATGTAGCCGCGCCTGTCGGCGGTGAGGTGCATCTCCTCACGAAGGACGCCCATCATCCTCTCCAGGTCCTCTATGATGGGGTCACTCTCGCGCTGGTCCTCGAAGGTGTTCTCCTTCGTTCCCGGGATGGTGTGCTTGTTGGCGTAGTAGGCTTCACGAAGGCTCGCGTGCTTGTTCTCGCTTACAAGGCGCTTGATGTAGGCCATTATGAGGAGAGTCTGCATGAACTTCCTCGCGTGGGCAACGTTGAGGAAGTACCTCCTGGAGAGCTTGTCGCCCATCCTGATGACGCGCCTCTTCTCGTCGAAGTAAACGTTGCCAATGCCGCGCATGGGGATGTCAAAGTAGGGGTTCTTTCCGATCTTTATGTCCTCAAGGATTTTCTTTCCGTACTCCTCGAGCCTGGTGAGCACTTTGGTCGGGTCGTAGCTGAAGCGCTCCCTCGGCTTCTCGCGCCTGACTGCTTTGGATTTAGGCATTCTCGCTCACCTCCTCCGCTCCACCTGCCTCCTTGGCCGCAAAGTGGCCCTCTATGTAGGACAGGAAGTAGTTCTTAACCTCCTCCTCGGGCTCCCCGGTGAGTACGCTCAGGGCCCTTGCTATCTCGGGCACGTACTTTTCGAAGGTCCTCCTCCTCTTGGCCTGGTGGAGCCTGCGGTGCTTTCCGCTGAGGTAGGTCTGAAGTCTCCTGGCCGCGTCCATTATCGCCAGCCTTATCTCGTTCTGAATCTCCTCCACGTTGGCTATGCTCTGCTTTCCTGTGCCGGTATACGGCACGTGAACGCTGATGACGTTTATCATGAGCACGAGGGGGGCGCGGTCGAGGTCATCAACCTTGTAGCGCCTCCAATCAACGGAGCGCGCCGCCAGCGTCGTTACACAGGAACCGGCATCGAAGAGCAGCGGCACGCGGTTGGCGTAGCGGAGGAGCTCGAAACCTCCGGGAATCTCACCGCCGTAAGCGAGGCCGACCTCGACCTGGAACGGTATACCTCCGGAGTAGACCTTCGGCGACCTGGTGACCGCGGTGACGAACTCCGGCTTGAGGATGTTGGTGAGGCCCTTCTCTATGTTCTCCTCGCCTATGGGCCTGAGGCCGTGGGTCGGCGGGGCCAGGAACTTCATGTATTTGAAGGCCTCGACTATCTCCTCAGCCTCGTGCCAGCTCAGCTTCTCGGGCGGCTTCTCCATGAGCTTCGCAACCTGCTTGACGACCTTAGTATAGCCCTTGAACGAGCGCAGGACGGCCTTTACCTCGCCCTTCATGAGCCTCTCGTAGAGCTGTTCCTGGACGTTCTTGTCGTCCTCCGTCTTTATGAGCCTCAGCGCCGCGATGTACTCTATCAGCTCGTCGATTTTCTTGTCGCTTATCCTCGAGAACTCCCCAACGAGGAAGCGCTTGACGGAACTCCTCCTCGTCTTCTTGGCCATTCTGTAAACGTCGTCGGTGAGGACACCGCGCGGATGGGGCTTCATCTCCACCGGGGGCTCGGGGACGTCCTCACTGGAGCGCGGGAACACTATGAGCTTCCCGTCCGGCTCAATGAGCTCTATGTGGGCGTGCGGGTTGGCTATCGCGGTGAGCTTGAGGTACCAGTAGATGCCCTGCTTCGAGCGCACGTAGCGGACGTTCTTCACTTCCAGCTCTATCCTGGTGCCGCGCCAGCCCTTCGGGTTGGGGTGCTTCTCCTTCTTCACAATCTTGCCCTCGTTCCTGTCAACGTCTATCTTAACCCATGCCTCGATGATCTTGTCGTCGCCCGTGGATGTGATGACGCGCGTTGCCTTTCCGCTCGTTATCTGGGCGAACATCACGGCACCGCTTATACCGATACCCTGCTGGCCGCGGCTCTGTATGTTCCTGTGGGCCTTAGTACCGGCCAGCATCTTACCGAAGACGTGGGTTATGTACTTCTCGGGGATTCCCGGTCCGTTGTCCTCGATTATGACCTTGTAGTGCTCCCTTCCGAGCTCCTCTATCTCAACACGGACGTAGGGAAGTATGCCCGCCTCCTCACAGGCGTCGAGTGAGTTGGTCACGGCCTCATGGATCACCGTGGTGAGGGAGCGTATCTTGCCCGTGTAGCCGAGCATTGCCGCGTTCCGTCTGAAGAACTCACTGACGCTCTGGATTTTGAACTCCTTAAACAGCTGATTCGCCTCGGCCATATTCAGTCCTCCCAAAAGTCTTCGTCATCGTAGTCCTCCCCGAACTCGCCCGGCTCCCCTTCAAGGGCCTCGTAGTAGGTCGTGCTCTCGAGTTCGAGGTCCTTCTTTCTGCGCTCGAGGTACTTGTAAACGACGCCGTGCGGGGAGCCCCTGGCGAGCTTCTCTATGGCGGTCTTGGCAACCTCGACCTGGATCGGGTTGCCGATTATCGCGACGGTTTTTCCGTAAACGCTCACATCCGCTCCGCTCATCTCCTCGATTATCTCGCGCGTCCTTCCTCTCCTTCCGATTATCCTTCCCCTGACGCGGGGGAGGGCGTTCTTATCGTTGCCGATTATCACGTCCGTCAGGTTGACGACCTCAAGGACCTCTCCCTCGTTGAAGAGCCGGAACGCCCGCTTGGGGGAAAAGCCCCTTCCTATGGCCATTATCACGTCACGCGCCTTCCAGACGGCCAGGGGGTCGCTGGTCTCCTCAGTGGAGGTTATGAAGACCTCGCCGGTCTCGCTGTCCACCTCTATCTTGGTCTTGGTTCTCTCCTCTATCTCCCTCTTGGTCTGTCCCTTTCTGCCTATGACGACCGCAACCCTGTCGCGGGGGATTCTTATGAACTCCTCCTGCTCGCCCTCCGCGGCGTAGGTTATCTCCTCATCGCGACCGCCCCTGGCGGGCCGGCCGTCCTTGTCTATCCGCTCATACTTCTTCAGCAGTCTCTCAAACTCGTCCATGCTCTCACCCTCTAAATCCCAACCAGCTCACGGAACTTATCGTTGAAATCATCAACATCAACGCCTTTCCTTCCAAAGTAGTTTATGACGTTCCTCAGATCCCTTCTGAGCAGCTCCACGCTCATCCTGTTCCTCTTCACCGTCGCCTGCGACCAGTCTATCACAACGGGCCTGTCGTGGAGCAGTATGTTGTACTCGCTCAGGTCGCCGTGCACCATGTCCCCGCGCTTCCAGAGCCTCTCAATGACGCCCATAGTGAAGTCGTAAAGTTCCTCAAAGTCCGAAGGTTCGAGCGAACGCTCGACGTCTTTGATGCGGGGTGCGGGGAGCTCGTCCCCGATGAACTCCATCACAAGGACGTTGTTGCGGAAGATAACCGGCTCGGGAACGCGAACCGCATATTTTATCGCCCGCTGGAGGTTCTTAAACTCCCGCCGGGTCCAAACAAAGACCAGCTTGCGCATATCCTTTGGCAGGTAGCCGACGCGGGGGTCTGCCGCGAGGTACTCCCATATGCGCCGGAACTCGGTAGTGTAAGTGCGGTATATCTTCACGGCTATCCTGTTCCCCTCGGCGTCCACGCCGGCGAAGACGTTCGCCTCTTTGCCCGTGCTGATGACGCCGTAGAGGGCCTCGACCTTTCCCCTCCTGTGGAGGTAGGCGAGGGTCTCCTTCGTCGTTCTGTCGAATACCTCATTGGCTATCTTGTAGAGGTCACTGTCCTTCTCGCGCCTCTCCCTGAGGCCGAGCATATCCTCGATTTCACGCTCTATTACATCCTCGCGCATTCCCCATCACTCGCTGATAGCTGGAATTTTAGAAGAAGCGGGCTCAGAACAGGAGCTCGCCGCCGCTGAGGAATTCCTGGCTTATCTTGCCCCTCCTCAGGAGCCAGTCCACCTGAGTCCTGGTGTAGCGGTAGACTATGTCTCCGCGCTCCTCGGTCTGGACCTCCCACGGCTGGACTATGACGACGTCGCCCACGCGCATCCACATGCGCCTCTTGAGCTTGCCCGGTATCCTGCACCTTCTGATCTTCCCGTCGGAGCACCTCACGTCCATCCATCCGGAACCCAGGGCCTGCTCGATTACACCAAACAGCTGTCCTTCCTTCGGGAGGGGAACGCGAATGACCTCGTCACCCTGAACCTGCCTGTTCTTTTTCTTCCCTCCACTTTTTCCGCCTCTTCCTCTGTGGTACGCCATGATCATCACCTCCAGCGAATAGGCTCGAGCCCTTATAAACCTGAGCCTTGCAAAAATTTTCCAATGAGAGTACAGACATGTGCTTTTAAAATTTTTGCACAAATCCAGGGCAGAGGAAAAAAATCCTGCCCTTCCATTACCCACGTCTGTCCCGCGGAGACACATCAAGGTTTAAAAACGCACCGCTCAAACTGGATTCCGGAGATTACCATGGAGGCAATAGCGGCAGAAGGCCTCACGATACTCTACAGCGGAAAGCCTGCTGTGGAGGAAGTGAGCTTCACCTTAGAGGATGGCGAGACCCTCCTCCTGCTCGGCCCCAACGGGGCGGGTAAGACGACCCTGCTCAAGACAATCGCCTGCTTCCACAGGGACTACACGGGACAACTGGAGGTCTTCGGTAAACCTCCCTGCGAGGCGAAGAAGTTCATAGGCTACGTCCCCCAGAGCCACAGCCTCAATGAGAGAGTCCCCCTAACAGCCCTCGAGGTCGTTGCGATGGGCGGTGTCTACCGCCGCGGCTTCGTCCACTTCAAGCTCCCCCCCGAGACGATGGAAAAGGCGAGGGAGGTTCTCGGCTTCGTCGGGCTCGCGGAAGTGGGCGACAGACTTTTCAGCGAGCTGAGCGGCGGTCAGAAGCAGCGCGTCCTCCTCGCGAGGGCTCTGATGAGCGACCCCAAACTGCTCCTCCTCGACGAACCCCTCTCAGCCCTGGACCCCAGCGCAAGGGTCGATGTTGCCAGCGTTCTGGCCAAGATAAAGCGCGAGAGACGGGTAACTATGGTCATCACAACCCACGACATCAACCCCCTAATCGAGATTGGGGACAGAATCATGCTCCTTAACAAGCGCCTTATAGCCTTCGGAAGGCCGGAGGACGTACTTCAGGACAGGATAATCAAATCCGTATACGGCCCGCTGGCAAGGGTCATACCCATTGAGGGCAGGCTCTTCTGCATAACCGGCGACGCCCATCTGCACAGACACGGAGGTGGAGGGCTGTGATTCCGGAGTATCTGATCAGGGCCCTCCTTGCCAGCGTCATGGTAAGCGTCCTGCTCGGCATGCTCAGCCCGCTCATCAACACGAAAGGCCTGGCCTTTCTAACCCACGCCCTCTTCCACTCCCTGCTCTTCGGTGCGGTTCTCGGAATGATACTCGGCCTGCTGTTCGAGAACCTCTCACTGGTCATGCTCGTTGCACTCATCGTTACCGTCATCGTTGTGCTCACGATAGCGGAGCTCGAGAAGCTCGGGTTCTCCCCGGATTCCGCGGTTGGGATAGTGGCCAGCTTTGTCGCAGGCCTAACAGTCCTCAGCTTTGGCGTGCTCTACAAGGTGATGGCTACCAGGCCCTACTTCCCGCTCGGCGAGAGCATAGTCTCCTACCTCACGGGGGACATCTTCCTGATAACCCTCGACGACCTTACCGTCCTCGTCCTCGGAGGTGCCCTTCTTTTCTTCGTCATCCTCTTCCTGTACCGCGATTTCCTCTACCTCAGCTTCGACCCGGAGGGCATGGAGAGCTACGGGGGCAACGCGAGGGCTTACCTCATGATCCTCTACGTCCTCGTCGGTGCCATCGGTGCCCTCATAGTCCAGACCGTCGGCCTCATAACCCTCCAGGTGGTGGCAGTTCTTCCAGGAGCGATAGCGCTGATGGTTAGCAGCGACCTGCGCAAGGTCATCGGAACCAGCCTGTTACTCACCCTGGGTGTCCAGGTGTCCTCCGTGATCCTCGCCTACTTTACGGACATACCACCCAGCGGCCTGGCGACGATAATGCTCGGCGTCATCTACGGCGCCCTGCTCTTCAGGAGGTGAAACCGTGAAGCTCGCTGGAATCGACGAAGCCGGCAGGGGCCCCGTAATCGGCCCCATGGTCATAGCGGCGGTTGTTGTGGATGAACGGAACGTTCCAAAGCTTGAGGAGCTTGGAGTTAAGGATTCGAAGAGGCTCACCCCCAGGCGGCGTGAGAGGCTGTTCGATGAGATAATTTCCCTGCTGGATGATTACGTGGTTCTGGAGCTTTGGCCCGAGGAGATAGACTCCCGCGAGGGAACCTTAAACGAGTTCGAGGTGGAGAACTTCGTTAAAGCCCTCAACTCGCTCAAGGTGAAGCCCGACGTGATATACATCGACGCCGCCGACGTGAAGGAGGCCCGCTTCGGCGAGGACATTCGAAAGAGGCTGAACTTTGAGGCTGAGATAGTGGCCGAGCACAAGGCCGACGACAAGTTCGTACCTGTCTCGGCGGCCTCGATAATAGCGAAGGTAACCCGTGACAGGGCGATAGAGAAGCTGAAGGAGGAGTACGGCGAGATTGGAAGTGGCTATCCCAGTGACCCGAGGACGAGGGCGTTCCTGGAGAACTACTACCTCGAGCACGGCGAGTTCCCTCCGATAGTCAGGAGGAGCTGGAAGACGCTGAGGAAGATCGAGGAGAAGCTGAGGGCAGAGATGGAAGCCAAGAAATCGAAGAATAAAGGGCAGGTCAGTCTGGACGAGTTTTTGAAGAAGTGAGATAACTCAATCAGCAACCCCTTTCAGGAACTCCCCGGTTCCCCAAATTTCTCTCCCCAGTAGCGGAATTCTACCAAGAACTGCCGGAACTCTTCGAGTTCTGGCTCTATGTCGATGCCGTTTCTCCTAAACATGATTAGTACTAATCTAGATTAGTATTGGGAGTCCTCACCTCCCCAGCCTCAGCCTTATCCTGTCCTTTATCTCCAGCAGCCACTCCAGGTAGAGCCAGATTGACTCCCTGAAGGCCTCCCAGCGGAGGAGCTCGTTGAGGGCCACGCCCATGACCACCGCAGCGGGGGGAACCAGGGCGGTTGCGTAGAAGCTGAACTGTGTCGTGCCCCCGAGTGCGTACTGGAGGAGGAATACAGCCACCGTGCTCCAGAACACCCCGAAAGATGCGAGGATCCCGGATTTTTTCCTATAGAGCCACGGGAGGGCGAGGATGAAGAGCACCATCGCCAGGAGAAGGAAGGGATCAGTCTGGGCGAAGATGTCCGGGTTGTAGTGCAGGGCGAAGGCCTTCTTGTTTATGAACCACTCCCAGACGGGAGAGGCGGCGGGATGGCCGCCTTTGTTGGAGAGATGCCACCTGAAGCTTCCGAGGAATTCGTCAAACCACTTCTTCGGTCCGATCGCCGCCATCGCAGGAACGTTCGGCAGGAGAAATCCGACCGCCGGAAGAACCGCTATCGTCACGAGAAAGCTGATGAGGCTCTTCTCCCTTTTGAGGGCCCTCCCAAGAAGGATGGGCCACCCGAAGGCGCCGCTGAGCTTGGTGGAGCCGGCGAGTCCGATGGCAAAGGCTGCAGGGTGGTCCCTGTCGTAGGCCAGGAAAAACACGAACAGGGCGACGAACAGGGCGACGTGGATGTCAAGCATGGCCACCACAGACATCGCCTGGAGGGTGGGGTCGGCTACGGTGAAGGCTAGGGCTATGAGGGCCGCCAGATAGCTCCCGCTCACCCGGTAAGTCGCGAGGACGACGAGGATTTCGATGAGGGCGAAGGCGATGATGCCGGGGACGCGCCAGTTTATCGGCTTATCCTCCAGGAGCATGCCGAGCATTATGAGGTCCTTCCCGAGGAAAGGATGCTCCGTGTTGAGGTAGTTCTGGATGTTGTCCTTGTCGGGATACCAGTAGCCGGGAACCGTGTAGTAAGCCCCCTCGGGTATTTCCCTCCCGACTTCCTCAAGGAAGGGCTCGAACTCGTCGGGGGGAAGCTCAAAGTAAACGCCCGGGAACTTGAGGTACTCCCTCTCGTAGGTCGCCCCGTGCCTCATGGCGATTTTCTCCACCTGGTATTGGTATTTTATCCGCATGCTCTGGTTGGAGAAGATGACGTTTACCCCCCTGGAGCCCGTGGTCTCGTTCACGTAGGTCAGGTCAACGCCGAGCCTGTGGAGGATGTTCCTGGCCGCGGGGACGTACCAGACCTCATCCCCCACGTAGTCACGAAAAACGGGCTGAGAGGCAAAATCGTAGAGATACCACATGGAGCCGATGATAGTGACGGCAACTATCAGAATGAAGGCTATCCTTCGCCACTGCATTATACCACCAGGCAGGAATATCGCGGGCAACGTTTTTAAGCCTCTCCCCTTAGGCGAAAACATGTTCGAAGGGATAAGCGAGGAGAAGGTCAGGGAAGCTGTGGAGCTGATTAGAAAGGGCTACGACGAGAGGAAGCTCCGCGCAAGACTCGGCAGTGACTGGGAAGTCATCGCTGAGATAGCTAGGGCGCGGATCAAGGCAAAGGACAAGTTCTCGCGCGACGACCTCTGGATGGACCTCGAGGGCCTGCGCTACTCAACCCACGAGATAGTCGCGAGATACCGCTCGGAGCGTCTTGAGAAGGCCGGCGTGAGAAGCATAGCGGACGTCTCCTGCGGTATCGGAATCCAGCTCATATTCTACGCCATGAAGGTTGAGAGGGCCTACGGGATCGACATAGACCCCGCAAAGGTTGAGTTCGCCAGGAGAAACGCCGAAAAGTACGGAGTCTCGAACATCGAGTTCATCAACGCCGACTCGCTCGCCCCCGAGACGGTCGGGAGGATCGACGCCGAGGTCATCTTCTCAGACCCCGCCAGGCCCCCGGAAATGCCCGAAAGGCGGCTGGAAGACCTCCTGCCCAGCCCGCTGAGAATCTACGAAACGTACAAATCCCGGGCCGATGCGTTCATCTTCGACCTCCCGCCGCAGATAAGGCGCGAGAGGATACCCTGGAAGGGGGAGTTTGAGTACATAGACCTCTTTGGGGCCCTCAACAGGCTGACCTTCTACACCGAACCCCTCGCCAGTGCGGAGAGGAGCGCGGTTGTTCTTCCTGCAGGGGCGAGGCTGGAGAGCAATCCGGACCTTGAGAACATCCTCGAATGGACGGACGAGCCCGGCGAGTACCTCTACGAGGTCCCGCAGGCCGTTGACTACGCCGACCTGCTGAACGAGCTGTTCCACGTTCTAAACGGGGAAGCCAAAATGCTCCTCCGCGAAAAGAGACGCGTTCTCGCAACGGGCGACGCGCCCCTGAAAAGCCCGTACCTCAAGAGAACCTACGCCGTGGTCGGCGTTGTCCCGTTCCACCCGGTGAGGATAAACGACTTCCTCAGGAGGGAGGGCTTCGGAAGGGCCACGCTCAAGCTCAGCGTCCCCCAGGAGGAGTACTGGCGGGTTAGGAAGAGGATAGAGGCCAACCTGAGCGGGGACAGAAGGGCCTTCGTCTTCAGGGTCGGCGGGAAGGCCGTGGTAGCGGAGGCGCTATAGCTCTTCCACCCGGGCGTTCCTTATTTTCTTCGACCCTATGCGGAGCCCCTTGAAGTAGTCCACGTATTCCTGTGGAAGAAAAGACTCCAGGCTGGTTGATTTCAGCCGCTTCTTTTTTCTCCTCCGCTCCCCACCATCCCCGTTCCCAGGAACCTTCGGGGGAGCCGCCTCAAGGAACTCATCGAGCGTCCTGTTCATCCGGCCACCCGGAGTAGATAGCCCAACAACTATAAAGACTTTTTCCCAATCGATGGATGAACCAAAGGGCATATTAATGCCTGAAAACAGGCCCCCTGAGAAAGGCTTTTAACTCTCGACGGTTTATCAGGGAAGAGAGTAATAAAGCGGGTGGTTGCCGTGTGTGGAATAATAGGCTACATCGGAGATAGGGCCGCGTGCGAGGTAATAGTCAAGGGGCTCAAGAGGCTCGAATACAGGGGATACGACTCCGCCGGCGTTGTAACGGAGGATGGAGGGAAGCTCTTCATAAAGAAGGGGGCCGGCGCCATAGACGAGCTCACCGAAAAGCTCGACCTCCTTGAGATGCCGGGGAAGAGGGGCATAGGACACACCCGCTGGGCCACCCACGGCGTTCCTAACGAGATTAACGCTCATCCCCACACCGACTGCACCGGGAAGATCGCACTCGTTCACAACGGTATAATCGAGAACTTCGCCGAGATTCGCGAGTACCTGCTCTCCAGGGGGCACACCTTCAAAAGCGATACCGACACGGAGGTTATAGCCCACCTGATAGAGGAGGAGCTTAAGAGTGCCCCCAGCTTCGAAGACGCCATGAGGAATGCCCTTCTGAAGCTCAGGGGTTCCTTCGCGCTTGGCATAATCTACGCCGAAGAACCGGACCGGCTCTATTTCGTGAGGAACGAAAGTCCCCTCGTCCTTGGAATAGGGGACGGCGAGAATTTCGCGGCCAGCGACGTGCCGGCCTTCCTCGAGTACACAAACAGGGCCATCTTCCTCGACGACGGGGAGTACGCGGTCATAGGAAAGGACTTCTACGTTATCAAAAAGCTCGCAACCGGTGAGGTCGTTGAAAAGCCAGTCCAGGAGATTGAATGGACGCTGGAAATGGCCGAGAAGTCCGGCTATCCACACTTCATGCTCAAGGAGATCTACGAACAGCCGAGGGCGATAAAGGACGCAATTCACGGTAACATCGACGCCGTGAAGAGGGCGGCGGAGGAGATAGCCCGCTATGAGAAGATATTCATAATCGCAATGGGCACCTCCTACCACGCCGGTCTCGTGGGCAGGTATCTCTTCCAAAGGCTCGCGAAGAGGGTTCCGATCGTTGAAGACGCAAGCGAGTTCCGCTACGAGTTCGAGGACCTGATAGACGAGGACACCCTCGTGATAGCGATAACTCAGAGCGGGGAAACCGCCGACACCCTCGCGGCGATGAAGCTGGCGAAGAAGAGGGGCGCTAAGGTTCTCGCGATAGTCAACGTCGTCGGCAGCATGGCCACCCGCGTGGCGGACATGACCCTCTACACCCACGCCGGACCGGAGATCGGCGTGGCGGCGACCAAGACCTACACCACCCAGCTCACCGTCCTGACCATGCTCGCTATCGAACTCGCGAGGGTTCTCGGAACGGCGGATGAGGCGTACCTCTCCTCCCTGGAGGACGGCCTCAAGAGGGTTCCCGACCTCGTGGAGGGCGTCCTTAAGCACGACGCTGCCCTCAGGGAACTCGCCGAGAATCTCGCGGACAGGAGGGACTTCTTCTACATTGGAAGGGGCATAAACGTGCCAACCGCCCTCGAGGGGGCCCTTAAGCTCAAGGAGATAAGCTACATCCACGCGGAGGGTCTCAGCGCCGGCGAGCTGAAGCACGGCCCGCTTGCCCTCCTCGAGGAGGGCGTCCCGGTCGTCGCGGTGGCCCCGAGCGGAAAGACCTTCGACAAGATGGTGGGCAACGTGGAGGAGTCAAGGGCGAGGGGAGCATTCATAATCGGTCTGGGGGACAGGGAGGAGCTGAGGCGCGTCTCCAGCGCCTTTATCGAGATGCCCGGTATCGACGAACTGCTAACCCCCATCGTATACACCATACCGCTCCAGCTCATCGCATACCACTTGGCGGTTTTGAGGGGCAACGACCCCGACAAGCCGAGGAACTTGGCAAAGTCCGTTACCGTTGAATGAGGTGATCCGGATGGTGAAAACAGAGATTAAGGAAAAGCGGAAGAAGAAAAAGGAGGAAAAGACCTCCTCCTTTGGAAAATACTACCCGATGTTTAAGAGCTACGGCCTTCCGCTGATAGCACTCCTGCTCGCGTATCTGGGCTTCAAACTGAGGAACATAACCTCGAACTACAAGACCTTCCTCGACCCGGATACGTTCTTTCACTACGAAATGTACAGACAGGCCATAACCGAGTGGATTCCCCAGTATTTCGCCTACGCCGATCCACCCGCGGGAATAAAGGCCACTGGCTACCTGGGACTCTACACAGTCCAGGCCGCTTTCTACAAGATAGTCCACGCCATCTCCGGCACCGACGTGCTTGGGGCTTTCAAGCTCTGGCCTCCGTTCGTTGGAGCAATGACCATTATAGCGGTCTATTTCCTCGGAAAGAAGCTCCACTCCAACTGGGCGGGCATCTGGGGAGCAGCCTTTATGATGTTCTCCTACGCCAACTTCACCAAGACCATGTCAGGAAACAACCGTGGTGAAGGCCCGTTCATGATGTTCTTCCTCTACGCGGTGCTTTTCCTCCTGATGTACCTCGATGAGAAGGAGTGGAACTGGAAGAAGGTAGCGGGAGGGGTCCTCTTCCTCATAACGAGCGTCCTCTACATGGGAGTCTGGACGGGTAGTGTATTCGGTATTGAGATCTTGCTTGCATTTGCATTCCTTACTGTAACAGTGGCATTTATCGCTGGGCTCGAGAAGTTTACAATAAAGTTCATCAAGGAATTCGTGCCAATACAGGGACTTGCTATAGTCTTAGGGATCATTATTGCCAGAACCGGCTTTATTGGCATCGGAACATTTCTCCTTAAAAGACCATTTGGATTAATGGGGATATTTGCGGTTTTAGTTTATGCAGGGCTACTCATAGGGCTAAAGCGCCTCTTGCATTTTGATTATTCAAGACTAGATCACCGGATTGGGGCACTTCTAATATCTGGAGGAGTACTTGTCCTATTTGCTGGGGCATGGGGCCTACTTAATATTTCGACCTTAATAAGAGGCGCTTATCAATCCACTCCCCTCTATCAAACCGTCGCAGAGCTGGCAAGGACGGATATAAACACTATCAAGGCATACTACAGCATAAAGAGCAAGGACATGTTACTGTTCCTCTTATCGATCGCAGGTTTTCTGATAGTACTAGCCAAATTCATCAGCAACCTCCTGAAAGGGAATGTTTCAGGCTACAAAAATGCATTCCTCGTATCATACTACATCAGTTCAGTGGTCCTCCTATCTTTGGCTGTTCGTTTCGTGTTCCAGGCTTCGGGAGCCATACTCCTCCTGGCGGGCGTTGCAATTGGTGAGGCGTTCCTCTTCGTGGAGAACATGAAGGAGAGCACCACGACCAAGGCCCTCTATGCAATCCTGCTGATAATCATGTTCCTCCCGCTCCCAATAATCGGTGCACAGTACAGCAAGGCCCTCGCGACGAACACCGCCAAGGCTCAGGGTTCTGTGCCCGCGGACTGGATAAACACCCTCAACTGGCTCAACGAGAACACCAACGAGCTCGACAGCGCCACGAGCTGGTGGGACTACGGCTACTGGATCGAGTCGAGCCTGCTCGGTAACAGACGTTCCGCCACGGACGGCGGTCACGCATACGACAGGCGCTACATAGTCGCGGACTTCTTCTCACACTACGGCAACGAGAGCGAGCAGGACTTCGAGGCCTGGGAGCTTAACTACATGATAGTCTGGCAGCAGGACATATACAAGTTCAACGCCATAAGCTACCTCGGCGGTGCGATAAACTACTACGAATACAGTCACATCCCAATGTTCCAGGTCGTGCCAATGCAGTACGTTAAGTACACCAACGAGAGCGGAAAAACGGTTGTCTACCTTAAGACAGCCG contains:
- the glmS gene encoding glutamine--fructose-6-phosphate transaminase (isomerizing); amino-acid sequence: MCGIIGYIGDRAACEVIVKGLKRLEYRGYDSAGVVTEDGGKLFIKKGAGAIDELTEKLDLLEMPGKRGIGHTRWATHGVPNEINAHPHTDCTGKIALVHNGIIENFAEIREYLLSRGHTFKSDTDTEVIAHLIEEELKSAPSFEDAMRNALLKLRGSFALGIIYAEEPDRLYFVRNESPLVLGIGDGENFAASDVPAFLEYTNRAIFLDDGEYAVIGKDFYVIKKLATGEVVEKPVQEIEWTLEMAEKSGYPHFMLKEIYEQPRAIKDAIHGNIDAVKRAAEEIARYEKIFIIAMGTSYHAGLVGRYLFQRLAKRVPIVEDASEFRYEFEDLIDEDTLVIAITQSGETADTLAAMKLAKKRGAKVLAIVNVVGSMATRVADMTLYTHAGPEIGVAATKTYTTQLTVLTMLAIELARVLGTADEAYLSSLEDGLKRVPDLVEGVLKHDAALRELAENLADRRDFFYIGRGINVPTALEGALKLKEISYIHAEGLSAGELKHGPLALLEEGVPVVAVAPSGKTFDKMVGNVEESRARGAFIIGLGDREELRRVSSAFIEMPGIDELLTPIVYTIPLQLIAYHLAVLRGNDPDKPRNLAKSVTVE
- a CDS encoding STT3 domain-containing protein; the protein is MVKTEIKEKRKKKKEEKTSSFGKYYPMFKSYGLPLIALLLAYLGFKLRNITSNYKTFLDPDTFFHYEMYRQAITEWIPQYFAYADPPAGIKATGYLGLYTVQAAFYKIVHAISGTDVLGAFKLWPPFVGAMTIIAVYFLGKKLHSNWAGIWGAAFMMFSYANFTKTMSGNNRGEGPFMMFFLYAVLFLLMYLDEKEWNWKKVAGGVLFLITSVLYMGVWTGSVFGIEILLAFAFLTVTVAFIAGLEKFTIKFIKEFVPIQGLAIVLGIIIARTGFIGIGTFLLKRPFGLMGIFAVLVYAGLLIGLKRLLHFDYSRLDHRIGALLISGGVLVLFAGAWGLLNISTLIRGAYQSTPLYQTVAELARTDINTIKAYYSIKSKDMLLFLLSIAGFLIVLAKFISNLLKGNVSGYKNAFLVSYYISSVVLLSLAVRFVFQASGAILLLAGVAIGEAFLFVENMKESTTTKALYAILLIIMFLPLPIIGAQYSKALATNTAKAQGSVPADWINTLNWLNENTNELDSATSWWDYGYWIESSLLGNRRSATDGGHAYDRRYIVADFFSHYGNESEQDFEAWELNYMIVWQQDIYKFNAISYLGGAINYYEYSHIPMFQVVPMQYVKYTNESGKTVVYLKTAEGDRQPVMTVDLARGQVIQGRGDIPYVLYLFGNYGILAYHKIAFSNFVRLAFHIPYSFEPWDAQKLFANFKPVHNDGGVSTYEFRPFAVYRIDKYENGTWKAFYSTTGGGNLPLGEQKLRLWISAFGRDVKDATLIFEAYNGTELIKRETLAEGLSINHLNETPVEVSLFVPNATSYRFVLIQDGPVGVLNGEPRVNGEVANPSYLLDEGQSGNLELVAAFRKDYSNVQLALRASIVYYVAPNGKDIEKDNFYLEPHQDIITYVPVKELSVKAGDNVITAQASMPSDVFSAYIEKLYQKYGEDKVVIVKKRVEPVFITKKEYVIWEG